The Nisaea sp. DNA window AAGCCTTTGTCCCAGTCTGCGTCGCCCGATCCAAGACAGACCCTAATGCGGCCAAAATACTGGCCGACCTGGAAAAAGCGCAATCCTACCAGCGTGACGATGTAATGATGGATTCCGGCTGGGCCACACTGCCTGGCGCAGGTAGCCCGTCACGCCCGCTGGCGCTGGCCTGCATCGAAATAGTCATGGCAAAAGCCTGACGAACACTGAGCCGCTTCGGCGGCGCAGTGTCCAGCATGCCCCCATAACCGGGCAAGCGGGATCCCATTGGGATGCTTGCTTGCTCGGCACCAATTTGATCAGGTCCCAAGCTGTGATGACCGACATTTCCCGACACCTTCGCGCAGAAATTATGTCGCTGCTTCCACCGCGGCAAAAAAGGAAGCCGTGTCTCCGCTGGCTCCATAGCCCTGGGATGACCGGGATCAGAGCGGACTCGAGCCCGAACTATTTCCGGGCGCCGTGATGCAAGCCGACACCTATCTCCGATAATGCGCTACATAGTCACGGTTCGCGTAGGGCCCCTGTGCTGAAGTCAGGACGGCGTAGATATATGCCGGAGCGAGAGCCGAAATACAGGCAAACGGAACAGTAAGTATATCCGAGATCAGTGCGACGCCCGGCTGATGGCCAAGAAACAGGTATGCTTCCCAGAGAGTGAACGGGAAGCGCGCGTCAAACCGACCATCGTACCATGAGGTTACCAGCCAATACCCATACTGGACCATTGTCTCTGACAGCACGGTCGCCAGGAAGAGAAGCGTGATAACTCCCAAAATCTGGAGCTGGTACCCGCGCACCATCGCTGCGCTGCTTTCAGTTGCCTCGAGTGGACCGACGCGCTCCATCGCGGCAATCGGCGCTGCGAGGAACCAGGAACAAAGCGCCATCACACCTGGCACGACAAGTAGCAGGAATCCTATCGTGATTCCGAGCTGAGCCAATGCCGTCGCCATGAAGACCCAAGGGGCGCACGATGATCCGGCCCTTACAGCCGCTGATGACGAAATGCGTGCTGAGCGAAGCTGCTTGATAGAGGCAACGGAAACGATCGCGATGCTAAGACTCCAGACGAAGTGTTTGAGTCCCACGATCCACAAAACTTCCCAACCACGCGGCCACCATCCACCGAACTCGCGTACGATGAGAAGCGCTGCGTTCAGAGCTATCCCCGGCAAAACCAGCACGAGCGTGTAGAACAAGAACCGATCGCTGTACAAACCGAATGTGTTCGTCAGAATTTCCCTGAGCGTCAAGCCAAAGGCCTTCACGTGGTAATAGGAATCCATTGGCTAGAACCATAATTCTGTGAGATTCGACGCTAATAATCAGCCGCATCGATCCCTGCTTGGCAATACCGGAATTCTCCGGCCGCTCGGTCGCGTCGGAATGTGCGACCTGCCCCAGAAGCACCAGTCATCCTGTCGGAAACAAACCCAGTAACGGACGAAGCCCGCAGGTTTCCCTGCGGGCTTCGATGGTGGAGCCAAGCGGGATCGAACCGCTGACCTCTACAATGCCATTGTAGCGCTCTCCCAGCTGAGCTATGGCCCCGATAACCATGCGCCGGTTTGGGCCCCGGCGCGGGTGGGCTCGCTATGTAGCGAGCCCAGCCCAATGGATCAAGTGCTTTTTAACGATATCGTCAAAACACCCGTGATCAGAGATCATCGTCATCTTTTTTGACGACAACGACATCAGCGTCGTCATCGTCATCGTCATCGAGAAGAGAGTCGTCAACAACATCATCATCATCGTCGTCGAGATCGGCAATCAACGTGTCTTCACCGTCATCGTCATCGTCATCGTCATCATCGCTGTCATCATCAGCGTCATCTGCGACGACGACCTTGTCCTCATCCGAGGCAAGCTCCTCGACACCATCGTCCTCTTCTTCGAGTTCGGCGTCCTCAGCCTCGGCTGGTTTCTTTTTCTTCACATCCGCCACCGGAACCGGACGCGCCCGACGGCTTTTCAGCACCGCCTCGGGATCGTACTCGGTTTCGCATTTTGGGCAGACGATGGGAGATTTCATCAGGTCATAGAAGCGCGCGCCGCAGGATTGGCAGGTGCGCTTGATGCCCCATTCCGGTTTCGCCACGTCGTTCCTCCGACAGTCACTTGACTCTGGATCGCTATTGCAAGAGGCGCCGAATAACTGTGATGCGCCCATCTGTCAAAGTGAAAATGCGCAACGGAGCCCCCGGAATCCCGCCAATCGTGCCTATTTCCCCCAGACAGGCCGCCAGCCTCTGTGATAGAGAGCCTGCGGTCAACCCGAAGCCGACGCGATTTTGTCCGCGAAAAGCCCGTGAGAATCCCATGACATCCCTTACCTCATCAAAAAGCGCTGCACTCACCGGAACCCTCAAGGTGCCGGGCGATAAGTCGATTTCCCATCGCTCCCTGATTCTTGGCGGCCTCGCCATCGGCCGGACCGCGGTTTCGGGCCTGCTGGAAGGAGAGGATGTGCTCGCGACGGCCGCCGCCATGCGCGCACTCGGCGCCAGCGTGAACCGGCTGGACGACGGCACATGGGAAGTCTTCGGACGCGGCATCGGCACGCTCGACGAGCCGGAGGACGTGCTCGACCTCGGCAATTCCGGAACCGCCGCCCGGCTTCTTATGGGACTGGTCGCCGGTCATCCGATCAATGCCGTCTTCACCGGCGACGCTTCCTTGCGCCGCCGCCCCATGGGCCGCGTCATTACCCCGTTGAGCCAGATCGGCGCCGCCTTTCACGGCCGCGCCGGCGGCCGCCTGCCGCTGTGCGTCGAAGGCGCCACTGACCCGCTGCCCATCCGCTACACACTTCCTGTCGCCTCGGCCCAGGTGAAATCGGCGATCCTGCTCGCCGGCCTGAACACGCCGGGCGAGATCACAGTGATCGAGCCGGAGAAAACCCGCGACCACACGGAAACCATGTTTCGCCATTTCGGCGCGGACGTGCGGGTCGAGGATCTTCGCGAGGGGCGCGTCATCACGCTGACCGGTCAGCCCGAGTTCAAGGCAAGCGATATCGTCGTTCCAGCCGATCCCTCCTCCGCCGCCTTTCCGGCCGTGGCCGCACTGATCACCCCGGACTCCGACATCACCCTGCCGGCGGTCGGCCTCAATCCGCTGCGCTTCGGCGTGTTCGAAACGCTGATCGAGATGGGCGCGGATATCGAGATTTCGAACCGCCGTATCGAGGCCGGAGAGCCTATCGGCGACATCCGGGTACGCAGCAGCGCGCTGAAAGGCATCGAGGTTCCGGCGGAACGCGCGCCGAGCATGATCGACGAATATCCGATCCTCTCCGTCGCCGCCGCCTTCGCCGAGGGCGCCACCATCATGCGCGGGGTCGGCGAGTTGCGGGTCAAGGAAAGTGACCGTCTGGGAGCGATGGCACGCGGCCTTGCCGCCACGGGCGTCCGTGTCGAGGAGGGCGAGGATACGCTAGCCGTCACCGGCTCCTCGAATGGCGTGGCTGGTGGCGCAACCATCGCAGCCGATCTCGACCACCGGATCGCCATGTCCTTCCTCGTCCTCGGCATGGGGGCCCAGGCTCCGGTCGCCATCGACGATGCCAGGACCATCGACACCAGCTTCCCCGGTTTCGCCGACCTGATGCGCGGCGCCGGTGCGAAGATCAACAGCGGAGCTGTCGCATGATCATCGCCATTGACGGGCCGGCAGCGGCCGGCAAGGGCACGCTCGCACGGCGTCTGGCCGATCATCTGGGATATGCCTATCTGGATACCGGCTCGCTTTATCGCGCTGTTGCCGTGATGGTGCTGCGCCGGAACGG harbors:
- a CDS encoding TIGR02300 family protein, with the protein product MAKPEWGIKRTCQSCGARFYDLMKSPIVCPKCETEYDPEAVLKSRRARPVPVADVKKKKPAEAEDAELEEEDDGVEELASDEDKVVVADDADDDSDDDDDDDDDGEDTLIADLDDDDDDVVDDSLLDDDDDDDADVVVVKKDDDDL
- the aroA gene encoding 3-phosphoshikimate 1-carboxyvinyltransferase, with product MTSLTSSKSAALTGTLKVPGDKSISHRSLILGGLAIGRTAVSGLLEGEDVLATAAAMRALGASVNRLDDGTWEVFGRGIGTLDEPEDVLDLGNSGTAARLLMGLVAGHPINAVFTGDASLRRRPMGRVITPLSQIGAAFHGRAGGRLPLCVEGATDPLPIRYTLPVASAQVKSAILLAGLNTPGEITVIEPEKTRDHTETMFRHFGADVRVEDLREGRVITLTGQPEFKASDIVVPADPSSAAFPAVAALITPDSDITLPAVGLNPLRFGVFETLIEMGADIEISNRRIEAGEPIGDIRVRSSALKGIEVPAERAPSMIDEYPILSVAAAFAEGATIMRGVGELRVKESDRLGAMARGLAATGVRVEEGEDTLAVTGSSNGVAGGATIAADLDHRIAMSFLVLGMGAQAPVAIDDARTIDTSFPGFADLMRGAGAKINSGAVA